In one Solanum dulcamara chromosome 1, daSolDulc1.2, whole genome shotgun sequence genomic region, the following are encoded:
- the LOC129886209 gene encoding BTB/POZ domain-containing protein At1g67900-like, which yields MKFMKLGSRPDTFFTTEAVRSVSSEILSDLIVQVKGSKYLLHKFPLFSKCLRLQRVCFESPEKSCQHQIVQLPDFPCGIEDFELCAKFCYGITITLSAHNIVSVRCAAEYLQMTEDIEKGNLISKLEVFLNSCVLLGWRDSIVTLQSTRSFPLWCEDIGITSRCIEAIASKVLAHPFKMNLSRTYSRRGGRDDVSCNGSESLRHSKPLPKDWWAEDLAELSIDLYWRTMIAIKSGGRVPANLIGDALRIYASRWLPNISKYANHSNSDLIGKHRLLLESIISLLPAERGAASCSFLLKLLKAANILKASSSSKAELARRVGLQLEEATVVDLLIPCVSKASDTIYDVDIVMTILEQFMLQGQSPPTSPPRIKRDFERRRRSRSAENIDLEFQESRRSSSASHSSKLKVAKLVDGYLQRISREEKLPLSKFISIAEAIPEFSRLDHNDLYRAIDIYLKGHPGLNKNERKRLCRKLDCKKLSMEVCMHAAQNELLPLRVVVQVLFFEQARATMSGAHVTELPSNIKALLANHDESSKISASFTDVKMTPADDQWSASGKLSTLKMKLTEDLDENYVDRNGRSSTLKASCVFPTRPKRMFSKLWSSNRSVASEKN from the exons ATGAAGTTTATGAAACTCGGATCTCGGCCTGACACTTTCTTCACTACTGAGGCTGTTAG ATCAGTCTCCTCTGAAATTTTAAGTGATCTCATAGTCCAAGTAAAGGGTAGCAAATATTTACTTCACAAG TTTCCTCTGTTTTCCAAGTGTTTGAGGCTGCAGAGGGTGTGCTTTGAAAGCCCAGAAAAATCCTGTCAACACCAAATAGTCCAGCTGCCAGATTTTCCTTGTGGCATAGAAGACTTTGAACTGTGTGCTAAATTCTGCTATGGAATTACTATCACTCTCAGTGCTCACAACATTGTTTCAGTACGCTGTGCAGCAGAATATCTACAAATGACAGAGGACATCGAAAAGGGAAATTTAATTTCTAAACTAGAAGTGTTCCTCAATTCTTGTGTACTTTTAGGTTGGAGAGACTCCATTGTGACGTTACAGAGCACTCGGTCCTTTCCTTTATGGTGCGAAGATATTGGAATAACAAGCAGATGTATTGAAGCCATTGCTTCAAAGGTTTTAGCTCATCCTTTCAAAATGAATTTGTCACGTACCTACTCAAGAAGAGGCGGAAGAGATGATGTTTCCTGCAATGGATCAGAGAGTCTTAGGCATAGCAAACCTTTACCCAAAGACTGGTGGGCTGAAGATTTAGCAGAATTGAGCATTGATCTCTATTGGAGAACCATGATAGCTATAAAATCTGGTGGAAGAGTACCTGCTAATCTTATTGGTGATGCATTGCGAATATACGCCTCTCGATGGCTAccaaacatatcaaaatatgcAAACCACTCCAACTCAGATTTAATTGGGAAACATAGGCTGCTGTTGGAGTCGATTATCAGCTTATTACCAGCTGAAAGAGGAGCTGCTTCTTGCAGCTTTCTGTTAAAACTGCTTAAAGCAGCCAACATTTTAAAggcatcttcttcatcaaaggCGGAATTGGCAAGAAGAGTTGGGCTTCAGTTAGAGGAAGCTACAGTGGTTGATCTGTTAATACCTTGTGTATCAAAAGCAAGTGATACAATTTATGATGTCGATATAGTTATGACCATATTGGAACAGTTCATGTTACAGGGTCAGAGTCCTCCAACAAGTCCTCCACGGATCAAAAGAGATTtcgagagaagaagaagatctCGGTCTGCAGAGAATATTGATCTCGAATTCCAGGAAAGTAGGAGATCATCTTCTGCATCACATAGCTCTAAACTCAAAGTGGCTAAGCTTGTGGATGGATATCTCCAACGGATTTCCAGGGAGGAAAAGTTGCCTCTCTCAAAATTCATTTCCATTGCTGAAGCAATTCCTGAATTTTCTAGGCTCGACCACAATGATCTTTATAGAGCCATTGACATCTATCTTAAG GGGCATCCAGGTCTGAACAAGAATGAAAGAAAGCGTTTGTGCAGAAAGTTAGACTGTAAGAAATTATCCATGGAAGTTTGCATGCATGCAGCACAAAATGAACTGCTCCCACTAAGGGTAGTAgttcaagttctcttcttcgAGCAAGCACGAGCAACCATGTCTGGTGCCCATGTAACGGAACTCCCCAGCAACATAAAGGCTCTTTTAGCTAACCATGATGAATCATCTAAGATTTCTGCATCTTTCACCGATGTCAAAATGACACCTGCAGATGACCAATGGAGTGCCTCAGGCAAGCTTTCCACTCTAAAAATGAAGCTGACAGAAGATTTGGACGAAAATTATGTTGATCGAAATGGGAGATCTTCAACATTAAAAGCTTCTTGCGTATTTCCTACAAGACCTAAGAGAATGTTTAGTAAGTTGTGGTCGAGCAATAGATCAGTTGCAAGTGAAAAGAACTGA